A stretch of DNA from Piliocolobus tephrosceles isolate RC106 chromosome 21, ASM277652v3, whole genome shotgun sequence:
CATCCCCGGCCTCCTCCGCTTGGTCCCCACCCCCTTCCTGATCCAGGAGCTCAGGTTGTGGGTCTGTCTCCCGTGCCTCCTGTATGAGGCACCGACCTCTGCGTCTTGGCCTCTGtccccctcctgccctcctcagATGGCACAGAGGCCTCAGCCGGGCAGGACTGGCGTCGGCCTGAGCCCCTCTGAGAAGGAGGCTTTCTTGGGTGACAGGAGGGGCTCTGCAGCAGCTGCAGCCCCTCAGAAAACAAGTTGGCCGGGGTCCTGGAACACCTGGGGAAACGGAGCCACGGCCGTTTTTGTTTTGCGTCAGAGCACCGCAGTGCTGGGGCTTCCGGGGTGCTGAAGTTGCGCCGTGAGGTTTTTGGAGCTAGTCTTCAGAGAGGGGGCTGACGCTGGCAGGCCAGACCTGTTGGTCAGGAGCCAGCTGCTCTTTTGGGCTGGGCAGGTGGAGCTGGAGCTTAGCGGTCCTGCAGACCTGGGTCTCGAGGGAGGCCCCCTAGCCTCCAGATCCGTGGCCTCCCCAGGCCAGAGCTCAGCCCGTCATCCTTCCCACCTTCTTCCTGCCGTCCCCAGAGTGGCGTGGTTGCCTCTGGGCACCTGAGCAGGAGTGTGAGGGGTTACTCAGGCAGGCGGCCTTTCCCGGCTCTGGGGTCCACAGACGGGACCTGAAACTGTGGACGGAGTCTGGTCACTGCACGTGGGTTTTCCTTCCATGGAGTAGCCTGGGTCCAGGATGGAGCCACTCTGTCCTTAGGCTTGTGGCAGATGTGTGCTGGGTACCAGGCCAGGTTCCCCCGACAGAGCTCAGCCTCCCTGGGAAGCGCATCCCTGTTGCCTGGGCTTCCGTCCCACCACGTCCCAGTTTGGAAAGGGATCAAGCCTACCCAACTCTATCTCTAGTCAGGCACCACTCAAAGGCCGTCAGCTGGGGCTGGGCCAGAGTCGGAGGCCCCCCTCTCCTGTGTGGGGTGGAGACTCTGGGGAGGGTCTCAGCGccccccatccctcctccctcagcaggGGGCTCTGGGCTACGAGATCTCTGGgtggtgaattttcttttttctttttttttgagatggagtcttgctctgtcgcccaggctggagtgcagtggctcgatctcagctcactgcaacttccacctcctgggttccagcaattcttctgcctcagcgtcccgagtagctgggattacaggcgccccccaccacaaccagctactctttttttatttttggtagacgtgggttttgccatgttggccaggctggtctcaaaactcctgatttcaggtgacccgcccaccttggcctcccgaaatgctgggattacaggtgtgagccctggcGCCCGGCCTGGGTGGGGAAATCGGTTCGTTGTGAATTCTCCACCAGGTAATCTGGTGGCTCAGAATCTGACCCTGCCACCTTCACTTTTACTTATCTGCAAAGTGCAGGCTGGGACTGGCTTTCAGAGGCTACCTTGAATTCCGGAAGGCTCCTCTGCTTCCTGCCCACCCGGCTTCCGGGGCTCTCCCTGCAGAGAGCCAGGTCCTCCCTGGTACGATCCCTTCAAGGTTTCTTCATCCTGTGACCCCTGTGCAGCTGAGCTCCCAGCCCTGAGCTGGCCTGGAGCCCCCCGGCCCTCCCCCATGCCTGGGTGGCTTCAGGAAATGCCAGGAGCTCCCAGCCCTGAGCCAGCACGAGGCCCTCAGCCCCTCACCCTTGCCTGGGTGGTTTTAGGAAATGCCAGGcagtgctaggtgctggggagaGAGGAGGCGAGAGGGGCCTGTGTTCCAGAGGCCCTGGGGAGacctccctccagcctcagcatccACCTCTGCTGGCCTTCCTGGCCCCGAAGCCAGCGTGGCAGAGACCGTCCATCCTAGGGCACTACCACTGGGTGCCCGCACTTGTGCAGTTGGGCTCTGAACCCAGGTGACCACTGAGTGGATGCCCACAGGGTGAAGGGGGTCTTGACTCAGCACACTGGACATGGCCAAGGGCCCACCCCTAGCCACGGGGAGTAAGGGGCTCCTCCGCTGGGGCTACTGTGAGGGTGAAAGGGAGTAACGGGGCTCCTCTGGTGGGGTCGTTGTGATGATGAAAGGgagtaaggccgggcgcggtggctcaagcctgtaatcccagcactttgggaggccgagacgggcgaatcacgaggtcaggagattgagaccatcctggctaacatggtgaaaccccgtctctactaaaaaatacaaaaaactagccgggcgaagtggcgggcgcctgtagtcccagctactcgggaggctgaggcaggagaatggcgtaacctcgggaggcggagcttgcagtgagctgagatctggccactgcactccagcccgggcgacagagcgagactctgtctcaaaaaaaaaaaaaaaaaaaaaagacagggagtAACGGGCTCCTCTGGTAGGGCCGTTGTGAGGGTGAAAGACAGGGTATATGAGACCCCAGGGGCCGTGCTCTGAATGGGGGACCTATCACATTGAGGCCACtgtgtgaggctgcagtggaaGGAGAGGCCCCCGTGGCCTGGAGGCGGGAAGCACCCCAGGTGGACAAAGGGGAGCCCCAGGTAGTGTTTCCTGGCCGGGGCTGAGGGCTCTGTGCCCCACCTGGGGAGGAGAGTGTGGCTCTGCAGGCTTGCCTGTCAGTCTGTGGGTCGCTCAAACACCCAGAGAGGGAGCAGGCTGCTCCTGGCCTTCCAGAGGGTCTATGGGGAGACAGGAAGGGAAAGGCCCACCCTGGTGGCTGAGTGTTGGGGTGCCCTGGGAGCCGTGGCCAGAACATCCGGGAAGCTTCCTGGTGTGGTGAGCACAGCCCCAGGCTGGGGGAGGTGCTCCTGTGGGTGCAGCGTTGTATGGGCTGACCTGGAGGAAGAAAGGGCCATAGGGGTGGGGTGACTCCTGTGGGGGTGGGCAGGGCCTCCTGCCACAGCCAGTGGGACGGGGCGGGGTGTCTAGGCAGCTGAAGGGCGTGCGGGAAGGCCCTGGGGCTGGAGCAGATGGGCACCTGCTGGGCAGCTAGGGTCAGGGACAGGGTCATGGAGTGTAGGGGTCTGTACCACCCAGGACATGCCAGTGGCTGAGCCAGGCTGCGGGTGGAGGGTGGCCAGGGGCCCATGGGAGCATTTGCAGTTGAGATCCCTGGGGAGGGCTGCTGTGTGCGTGGACGAGGCTGCCTGGGCGTGTGGTGCCAGGCGGGCCAGGTGAGGTGTCTGCTGCAAGGTGGCTGATGACAGGTCTTGGGGAGGAGGACCCCGGACTCAGGATGGGCCTGCGTCCGGCTGGGCAGTGCCTGCTCCTTGTTTTGTGGTGGGAGATtgtggggaagctgaggctttGGTGGGAGCAGGCCTTGTCCAGTGAGGCAGATTCCTGGTCAGGCTGTCAGGGAAGAAGGACCCTGGTGGGCCCAGGCTGGGGGTTCCTGAGCCCGGTCAGCACGGAGCACCTGATGGGGCAGAGACAGTGACATCTGAGTCATAGCGTCAGGGGGACTTGGAGTCTTCCACTGGAGTGTGTGCACATTGTGTGAAGACACTGGCATCCTCTCATCGTGTCTGCTGTCTTCATAGCACACGTCACTCACACCCTTCCTCAGGGCGATCCCAGGCGCTGCTTTTCTCTGTGGGGCCCTAAGCGTGCAGCCCGGCACTGCCCCGGCCCCTACCTCCTGGCCATGTGACCTCAGCAGGTCCAGGTCTGTCAGGACCTCTGCGTCAGTTCCTCTTCTGTAAACCAGGGATGGTAACACCGTGCATCCCTTGGGAAGCGTTGGGCAGCCCCGACCTCGGCCCACTGTGTGTCAGCACTTTTTGGAACATCTTGGCACAGGGTCCATAGCTGCCCTGGGCACAGCTCCTGCTGGACGTCTGGGCCTGGAAGGCTGAGCATGGCCACCAGCGCATCCACTGTGGGCCTGGCCAGCCCCTGTCTCCTGAGGGTGCTGAGCCGAGGGACTGCTGGGTCAGCGTCTGACCGTGACCCACCCCTGGGCCCAGCCTCCGTGGCTCCTGTCCCCAGATGCCATATGGGGGAAGTGCTAGGCTTTGAAGGCATCTCAGGCTCCGGGGCTGCCCACCGTTCATACTGCCCTCCCTGCCTCCGCCTGGACACAGGGGAGCCCTCCCCAGCAGGGGGCCCTGGCCCCTCCTCCCGCCACCACCCGTCTGTAGCTTCGGCCTCTGTGGCGGGGACCTGAATGCCTGGTGGTCAGGGTTCTGCTGTTGCCTGTTTCTGCTTCAATCTCAGCGCTGTGCGAACCTCCATCCCCTGCGCTCCTTTGGCTGTAAGGACTGGAAATGCAGTTCAGATCAGCCCAGGGGTTCTCCAGCTCCCGGACCTGGCGAGTGTGATGGGGTGAGCCCAGCTGCAGGTGCGGCTGGACCCAGGGCTTCATCTCTGCTCACACTCAGGGCCTCCCTCAGGTCACAGCACTGCGGCCGGGCCAGAAGTGGCTGCTTTGCTGACGCAGCCCTTTGCTCAGTCTGCAGAGGGCTCTGGAGAGGAGGCCCGGCTCCCTGTGGGCATAGAAGAGTTGAGGCTCCTGGGGGTCTTGCCCATGGCTGTGCGGCCACAGGTGGCTCACTGCACCCCGAGCCTCAGTGCACCTGCCAGCAGGTCAGGGAGGGGTCCTGTGCTGCAGGCCTCCTGGCTTGTGGTTTTGAGTCTGGTGAGTTTTTCCCTGAGAGACTGGGGTTCCATGTGGCCGTGGGCGCCCCCTTGGCCCAGCTGGGTCCTCAGTTTCCCAGATCGGGGCAGCAGGTGGACGTGACCCTCACCAGGTTCGAGGGTGGTGCCTAGACCTCAGGTTGGGAGGTACAGTGGGCAGCCAAGCTGCCAGCTGATGAGGTGGGCTCCCTGGAAGAGGGGCTGCCCTGAACTGCCCCTAGAGGGGTCCCCCTCTGAGTTGTGCCTGCAGCATGCTGGGGCGTGGGCTCCCCAGGCCCTGTGGACATCGGGGTGGGGCCGTCCTTGGCACTGCTGGATGCTGAGCAGCATCCCTTGCCTCACCCGCTCCATGCCGGGAGctcccccagttgtgacaaccacaGATGTCCCAAGCATCCCCTGGGCAGGAACCCCCAGGTGAGAACTGTGCCACCCCAGTTCACAGGCTGGCCCTGCCACGGGGCGCCCTGCCCAGCCACGCAGGTCCACTGTCTCCCCAGCAGCTGTGGCTGGCCCTGCCAGGCCTGGGAGGGGTGCACAGGGCGCCCCGTCGGGTGAGAGAAGCTATTTTTAGGTGGTGAGATGAGGGGAGTGCTGGGGACACAgtggaaggtgaggcaggaagcAGCAGGATGGGCTGTGGAGGGCTGTGCCGGTCTTTCACAGGCAGTGGGCCCAGCTGGTGGCCCCGGGGTGGAGGCAGCACCAAGGCTGCTCCTTGCAGGGCGGGAGCTGTTGGCTGGCAGAGAGCCCTGGTGTGCTGCACTTGGTGGGTCTGAGTCCAGCCTTGTCTCTTCCCTGGTTTGGGGGGTCCTGTGCGCATCTGAGAGGGCCCCAGCCTGCTGCCTTCATCCGGCTCACCCCTGAGGAGGTGCAGGGCAGTCACAGGCCATGCCTAAGCCCTGGGGGCCTGTCAGAGCCAGGCTGCAGGTGGTGGAGCCCTTCCAGGGTTAGAGTGGGGTGTCCCCGGGATCCTCAGTCACTTGGGCTGCGTGAggggttggccaggtgcagtcagtgtgggagggacccagggtcCTCAGAGCCCAACTCGGCTTCTGgggtttccttcctttcccctgtCCTGGGCGGCCCAGCGTGCCCCACCATGTAGGACCTCAGGTGTCGGCTGCAGCGGGCCTGGGGCATCCCACTGACTGCCGGCCgtcccccaggccctgtttgtgCTCTTCGTCCTGGCCTACATCCATATCGTCTTCTCCCGCTCTCCCATCAACTGTCTGGAGCATGTGCGTGACAAGTGGCCTCGCGAGGGCATCCTGCGTGTGGAGGTGCGGCACAACTCGAGCCGCGCGCCCGTCTTCCTGCAGTTCTGTGACGGCGGAGGCCCCGGGAGCTTCCCGGGCCTGGCCATGGAGCCAGGCAGCAGCCTGGACGCGGaagacgaggaggaggaggagctgaccATGGAGATGTTTGGGAACAGCTCCATCAAGGTAAGCCAGGCCTGGGCTCAGCCGCGGCGGAGGCCGGTGCCCCATAAATGCTCGTGGCTGAAGGGGCAGTTCCTGACACGGACAGGACGTTGGGGTTCTTGACTTTCAGGGACCTGGCATGCAGACaggcctgcctctgcctgccatGGCCTTTTGGTGGCCTGGGGGCTCTGAAGCCAAACCCTCCACCTGTCTACCTGCtggaggcctgggctgggcaGACTCCGGCCTTCGAGAGTCCAGCTGTTCCGGGAGGGGATTGGCTGGGCCTGGGGGTGCAGTGGGAGGAATAGCTGAGGAGGCCTTGGGGCTGGGAGGTGAGAGCTCTGGGCCCATCCTCGCCGTCCTCAGGTGGCCCTGCTGCCTGCAGAGGTGCTGGGTGCCTGGTCAGCTTGTGGTGGCCTCGGGCACTGGTGGGACCAGGTGGCTGTGTTGGGCCCCTCGGCCTGGTGGGAGATCTTTTTGCTTTAGCAGTCAGGGTTTGGCGTCCTACCTGTTCCCACAAAGCCGACCCCAAGAGTTTGAGCGTTTGGCCAGAGCATAATGGACCCCTCCATGGGGTCCACTGTCTGTGGCTGGCCCCAGCTTCCCCAGCTTCAGATGGCCTCACAGCAGGGCAGGGTTGGTGCTGAGGCAGGATCCCAGGTGAGGCAGGAGGCACCTGTAGTCTACCCTGGCCTGGTCAGTGATggggcagaggctgaggcacccAGTCCCTTCCCGTCAGCAGGACTGCATCCTCAGGCCGGGTCCTCACAGCCTGGGCTGGCGCTGCTGACACCCCGGTCCCTGGTCACCCACAGTTTGAGCTGGACATCGAGCCCAAGGTGTTCAAGCCGCCGAGTAGCACAGAGGCCCTGAATGACAGCCAGGAGTTCCCCTTCCCCGAGACGCCCACCAAAGGTAGGCCACCCACCAAAGGTGTACCGCCTCACAGTGCTGCCCCAGCCATTGGGTGCTGGGGTGCAGGTGGGGTCCCTCCGAACATCCCCAGCCTGCCAGCCGCATACCCTGGACCATTGAGGGCAGCTCCGTGCCTCGACTTCCCCATCTGTCAGCACACGAGGCCGTGGGGACACCCCAGGGCCTGGGGTAACTGGCTCAGCTCATCCTCTCTGGGACCCTCTTGTGAATGGCAACTTGGAGGGGATGGGCCCCTTTGGCTGTGAGCTCGGAGTTCTGGCTGGCTGCGCTCAGGgaggcccctgcccctgcccatcCAGAGGGCCGCGGCCTGTGAAGTGCTGGGGGTGTGCTGACGGACCGCCAGGGCAGAGGGGCAGCCCTGCACCCAGCCAGCCCCAGCCAGGGAGAGGGGCCACGGGCGGAGGAGCCTGGCCAGCCTCGGCAGCACACAGGGCGGGACACCCgcgtgggtgggcaccatcccgAGTGTCCATGTCGGGTCCTCCCAGCACCCACCAGGGGCCCAGGGCTCAGCAGGTCTCACCCTCTGCCCCTCAACACCGGCCTCCCTGGAGGCATTGACCTGCCCCTGGTTCTGCCCCGCAGTGTGGCCACAGGACGAGTACATCGTGGAGTACTCGCTGGAGTATGGCTTCCTGCGCCTGTCGCCGGCCACCCGCCAGCGTCTGAGTATCCCTGTCATGGTGGTCACCCTGGGTGAGTCTGAGCTGCTGGGCTGGGGGAGCTCCATGGCGgggcctcccctcctccctggggTCTCCTCCTGCAGGTGCGGGGCTGGGGGCTGTGCAGGACGCACTGGGGTCTGCCCCACCCCAGGCACGCTTCCCAGGGCTGGGGTTCCTGAGTGCGTTTCCTAAGAAGGGGCAGGGTGGGAGGCAAGTGGGGCCTCAGCGATGGAACCAGCTGGGGCAGGGCTCCCGGCTCCCTGATCCACCCGCCCGCAGACCCCACGCGGGACCAGTGCTTCGGGGACCGCTTCAGCCGCCTGCTGCTGGATGAGTTCCTGGGCTACGACGACATCCTCATGTCCAGCGTGAAGGGCCTGGCGGAGAACGAGGAGAACAAGGGTGAGGCACGCCCTGGGGCCGGAGGTTGGGAGGGTGCAGGTTGCGGCGGGCGCTCACGGCCCTCTCCGCCGCAGGCTTCCTGCGGAACGTGGTGTCGGGCGAGCACTACCGCTTCGTGAGCATGTGGATGGCGCGGACGTCGTACCTGGCCGCCTTCGTCATCATGGTCATCTTTGTGAGTGCCTCTGGGCGGGCGTGGGCGCTGGCGGGGCGGGAGCCAAGCAGCCCCTCACGGCCCCTCCCGTGCGCCCCCTGCAGACGCTGAGCGTGTCCATGCTGCTGCGGTACTCGCACCACCAGATCTTCGTCTTCATCGGTGAGTGGCCCGCCGGCGCGGGGCGGGGTGGGCGTCCTCCAGGCCCTCACCGGGCGCCCGCCGCCCTGTGCCCGCAGTGGACCTGCTGCAGATGCTGGAGATGAACATGGCCATCGCCTTCCCCGCAGCGCCCCTGCTGACCGTCATCCTGGCCCTCGTCGGTGAGGACCCCACCCGGCCTCCCCCGCCCTGCGCCGCACCCCGCCCCGCCCGCTCCAACCGGCGCCGCCTCTCCCCGCAGGGATGGAGGCCATCATGTCCGAGTTCTTCAACGACACCACCACCGCCTTCTACATCATCCTCATCGTGTGGCTCGCGGACCAGTACGACGCCATCTGCTGCCACACCAGCACCAGCAAGCGGCACTGGCTGCGGTGAGCGCGGCGCGGGGGCAGGATGGAGAGGGTGCTGGTGGGCAGGGGTCGGGGGCTGATGGAGGGAgggtgttggaggaggggccgggGCCTGTGCCAAGCGGGAACTCCAGGGGCGTGGCCTGGCGGGGTGGGGCCTGCGGTGGGGCAGGGCAGCCCCGACGCCCTCACACCCCGCCCCGCAGGTTCTTCTATCTCTACCACTTCGCCTTCTATGCCTACCACTACCGCTTCAATGGGCAGTACAGCAGCCTGGCCCTGGTCACCTCCTGGCTCTTCATCCAGGTGAGGCCCAGGCGGCAAGCAGGGGGCGGGCCAGCCGTGCCTTTCCGAGCGGGAGAGGCCGCAGCCCGGGAAGAAGCCCCGCGGGGTGGGCTGCCCTCTGGGAGCAGTGGCTGGGCGGAGCAGCGG
This window harbors:
- the TMEM259 gene encoding membralin isoform X1; this translates as MSEHAAPGAPGPGPNGGGGPAPARGPRTPNLNPNPLINVRDRLFHALFFKMAVTYSRLFPPAFRRLFEFFVLLKALFVLFVLAYIHIVFSRSPINCLEHVRDKWPREGILRVEVRHNSSRAPVFLQFCDGGGPGSFPGLAMEPGSSLDAEDEEEEELTMEMFGNSSIKFELDIEPKVFKPPSSTEALNDSQEFPFPETPTKVWPQDEYIVEYSLEYGFLRLSPATRQRLSIPVMVVTLDPTRDQCFGDRFSRLLLDEFLGYDDILMSSVKGLAENEENKGFLRNVVSGEHYRFVSMWMARTSYLAAFVIMVIFTLSVSMLLRYSHHQIFVFIVDLLQMLEMNMAIAFPAAPLLTVILALVGMEAIMSEFFNDTTTAFYIILIVWLADQYDAICCHTSTSKRHWLRFFYLYHFAFYAYHYRFNGQYSSLALVTSWLFIQHSMIYFFHHYELPAILQQVRIQEMLLQAPPLGPGTPTAPPDDMNNNSGAPATAPDSASQPPALGPVSPAAGGSPGPVATAPSSLVAAAASVAAAAGGDLGWMAETAAIITDASFLSGLSASLLERRPASPLGPAGGLPHAPQDSVPTSDSAASDTTPLAAAVGGPSPASMAPTEAPLEAGS
- the TMEM259 gene encoding membralin isoform X2, with product MSEHAAPGAPGPGPNGGGGPAPARGPRTPNLNPNPLINVRDRLFHALFFKMAVTYSRLFPPAFRRLFEFFVLLKALFVLFVLAYIHIVFSRSPINCLEHVRDKWPREGILRVEVRHNSSRAPVFLQFCDGGGPGSFPGLAMEPGSSLDAEDEEEEELTMEMFGNSSIKFELDIEPKVFKPPSSTEALNDSQEFPFPETPTKVWPQDEYIVEYSLEYGFLRLSPATRQRLSIPVMVVTLDPTRDQCFGDRFSRLLLDEFLGYDDILMSSVKGLAENEENKGFLRNVVSGEHYRFVSMWMARTSYLAAFVIMVIFTLSVSMLLRYSHHQIFVFIAPLLTVILALVGMEAIMSEFFNDTTTAFYIILIVWLADQYDAICCHTSTSKRHWLRFFYLYHFAFYAYHYRFNGQYSSLALVTSWLFIQHSMIYFFHHYELPAILQQVRIQEMLLQAPPLGPGTPTAPPDDMNNNSGAPATAPDSASQPPALGPVSPAAGGSPGPVATAPSSLVAAAASVAAAAGGDLGWMAETAAIITDASFLSGLSASLLERRPASPLGPAGGLPHAPQDSVPTSDSAASDTTPLAAAVGGPSPASMAPTEAPLEAGS